Genomic segment of Cronobacter dublinensis subsp. dublinensis LMG 23823:
ACCAGATGACCCACGCGTTTGGCTTCTGGTACGCCCGCGAGGCGCGGTTCGTTCGCTGTCAGCTCCAGAGCATCCGCAACGCCTGGCCGGTGGATATCCCCTATTTTCGCGAATAAACCGCGGGCCGCTTAACGCCGCAGCGGCAATCCGGCGGTCTCTTTGGCGCGCATCACGGTAATAAAAGTCACCAGCGCCGCGCCCATCACATAAAACGCGGGCGAGAAAAGGTTACCGGTCGAGGCGATAAGAAACGCTGAAAACCACGGCGTGATACCGCCGAAAAAGGCGACCGAAAGATTATAAGCGACAGACAACCCGCCATAGCGCACGCTGGTCGGAAACAGTTCGGCCATCGCCGCGCTGCACGCGCCATCGAAGGCGGCGATAAACGCGCCCAGCAGCAGCATCGCCAGCACGGCGGAGAGAATGTCGCCATGCGCCATCACCATCAGCGCCGGATAGGTAAAGAGAATAAACCCGCCGCAGCCCGCCAGCATCAGCGGGCGACGGCCGTAGCGATCGGAGAGCCAGCCCATAAACGGCACCATCACCGCAATACCGAACAGGCCGACGGTGGTGATCGCGTAGGCATCAAGCTTACTAAAGTGCATCTGGGTGATGAGATAGCCCGGCATAAAGGTTTGCAGCATCCAGTGACCGACCGCCTTAATCACCACAAAACCCACGCAGAACAGCAGCGCGCCGCGGGCGCTGGTCAGCGTGCTGCGCAGCGGCGCGGCCTGCGTGGTGCCGGCTTTCGCCGCCGCCTGGAATTCCGGGGTATCCTCAAGATGGGTTCGCAGATAAAGCCCCACCCAGCCGAGCGGCCCGGCTATCAGAAACGGAATACGCCAGCCCCAGTCGTTCATCGCGGTTTCGCCAAGCCCGGCGGTGAGCAGAAACACAAGCCCAGAGCCCGCGACAAACGCCATAAAACCGAAGTTATCGATCCAGCAGGTGAAATAGCCGCGCTTTTGCACCGGCGCGTATTCGGCAAGGAACGTCGTGGCGCCCGAGGTTTCGCCGCCCGCCGCAAAGCCCTGCACCAGGCGGGTGAGCACCAGCAGCGTCGGGGCCAGCAGGCCAATCTGATGGTAGGTAGGCAGCAGGCCCATAATGAAGGTGGCGCCGGAGGTGAGCAGGATAACCGTCGCCAGCACCCGCTTGCGCCCAATGCGATCGCCGAGCGAGCCGAAATAGAGCCCGCCGAGCGGGCGCATCACAAACCCCGCGCCGAACACCGCGAACGAAGAGAGCAGCGCGGCCGCCGGGTCGCCCGTCTGGAAGAACTGCATGCCGATAATCGCCGCCAGGGTGCCATAGAGCCCGAAGTCGAACCATTCGACAAAATGTCCGACGCCGGTCGCCAGCAAGACCTTGCGTAGTTTACGCGCCAGCAGCGCCTGGTCGTCCACGGCGGCTCTTGTCACTTCACGTTCAACTGACTGCGTCATAATGCCTCTCCTGGCTGGCGCGGCGGATCACTGCGCAAGCGTGTTTCTATAATAGATATAGATCTATAAGCCGCCGTGACGAGACCGCCCACGTTGCGCCGTTTAAAATGTGAGCTACGCCACGCCGCTCTGCGTAAAAAGTCGCCAGGATCACACTTCGACGCGTGTTAACCGCGCTTGCCCGGCATCATCCGCACCAGCGTGTTGTCCTTCCAGAAATAGTGGTGCAGCAGCGCCGCCGCCGCATGTAGCCCAATCACAAAGTAGCTGAGATTGGCGATAAACGCATGAATGGCGCGCAGTTCCATCTCGCGATCTTCATTGGGCTCGGCCGCCACCGGCATGCTGATGCCAAAAGCGAACCATTCACTGCCGCCATAATATTTGGCGACAATGCCGAGCAGCGGCAGGCCGATAAACATCAGATAGATGACGAGATGCACCAGATGGGAAAGCCCGATATACATCGCGCGCGGTTTCGGCACGATGGGCGGCGCGGGGTATTTCACCCGCACCAGCAGGCGCGTCACCATCAGCGCCAGGATCGCGATACCGCAGCTAAAGTGCGTCCAGATAAACAGCCGCCCGATATGTCGCGGCACCAGCCCGCGTAACTCCATGGCCGCGTAAGCCATCACCACAAGAATAAACACCAGCCAGTGAAGCGTGATTTGCAACGAGGTGTATTTACTGCGCATAAGACTATCCTGATTAAACGCAACGAAAAGACCAGGATAACGGCTGAAGATTAAATATTCATTAGTTTTCATGCCCCGATAACGTGAAGGAGAGAATATGAAGGCTCAGGAGGTTCTGTTAACCCGTATGCGCGAGGCGGTGGCGCAAAGCCATACGCTCTCCGTCTGGCCGCAGGGCGAAGCGCCGGGCGCGCAAGCCAGCCGGGCGGTGTTTACCCTTGAGGAGCACCGGACCGGCGAGAGCGAACTTGACCGCGCCGTCACCGGCGTGCGGGCGCCGCGCATCGAGGTCTATGCCCCGCGCGAGCCCAACGGCGTGGGGCTGCTGGTGACGCCCGGCGGCGGTTACCGCCTCGTGGTGCTGGATAAAGAAGGCAGCGAGCTGGCACCCGCGTTTAACGACCGTGGCTATACGCTGTTTGTGATGACCTACCGCCTGCCGGGCGATGGCCACGCCGAAGGGGCCGACGCGCCGCTGGCGGATGTCCAGCGCGCCATGCGGTTTATCCGCGCCCACGCAGCGCGCTGGCGGCTCGACCCGGAGAAACTCGGCGTGCTGGGCTTCTCCGCAGGCGGGCACGCCGCCGCGAGCCTCGGCACCCGCTGGAACGACGCGGTCTACGCGCCGCTTGATGACGCCGACGCGTACAGCGCCCGTCCGGCGTTTATGGGCCTGGTCTACCCGGTCATGACGATGGAAGACCTCGTCGCGCACCCTGGCTCCCGACAGGCGCTTATCGGCACGCAGCCCGATGAAAATGCTATCCGTCGCTATTCGCCGGAAAAAGCAGTCAACCGCGCCACCCCGCCCGCCTTTTTACTGCACGCGGTGGACGACCCGGCAGTGAACGTGGAGAACAGCCTGTTGATGTTTAACGCCCTGCGCGCGCAGGGCGTACCGGTGGAGATGCATCTGTTCGAGCAGGGCCAGCACGGGTTCGGCATTCGCGACGCGCTGGGCCTGCCCGCGCAGATCTGGCCGGCGCTGCTGATGAACTGGATCGAGAGTCGGTGGTAAGGCAGCGGCCCCCCGCAGGCGGCCCCGAGCGGTGACAGAACGCCGCCGCGCCCGGCCGCTATCATGCAAGCGAGCGATGACGTAAAAAGCTGGTGAGCTGCGGCTCATCATGAAGCGCCTGCCAGGCCTCCAGCACCTCAGGCGGGATTACCACGTCATCAATGAAGTCGCGGCCCGCCGGGCCGTAGCCGTTCGCGTCGTTGCGCAGGCGCGGGATCTCGCCCAACACCAGCGACAGGTAACGCTCCACCGGCCAGAGCCCTTCCGACGGCTCGCGAAACTGCACCGCCCGCGCGCCGTTTTCCAGCACGGGCTGTACCGCCGGGTAGCTCAGCCACTGCGGCGATGAGGCCGCGCCGCGCCAGGCGCGCGTGAAGGTGGCATGGGTGCGCCGCTGCATGGTCGGATCCTGAATCAGCACCGCCCGCGCGGGCAGTTCGCCGCGCGCCTCCAGCAGCGCACGGGTGAAGCTGGCGTTCTCGCCGCAGTTGGTGGACTTCTCTTCGACGATAAGCTGCTCCTCCGGCACTTCATGAAACTCGCGGGCAATACGGGCCAGGATCCCCGCCTCGGTAAGCCCGGTGGTGCGAAGGCGGTTATAGCGCGGGTGCTGCGCCACGGCGGCATACAGGAAGGTGGTGGAATGGCCCAGCCCACCCGTGATCAGCAGCGGCAATCCGCTCGCTTTAGCGAGCTGCGCGGCGGCATCGATGGTTGGCAACACCGCGTTACCGGCCAGCACGATAAGCTGCGCGTCGTCATTAGCGGGTACAGCCGAGAAATCGTTACGGGCAAGCCACCCGCCGATGAGGTTAACGCGTTGCAGTGTGCCTTGCGCCAGCAGAGGAAAAGGCATCATGTTCATGGTTACCTCCTTATTAAAAGCCAGTCTCAAGCCTACCGACTGACGTACACCCGCCCTACCGGAGTGCTCCTAATTCGCCTGCGCCGGGCATGTGGTGACGCTTCGCTAATCCTCAAAAAACGTCATCCCCTGGTAAGGCCGCGCGCGGCAGGCGGCCAGTCGGGTGGCGAGACTGCCGACGTGCAGCTCCAGCTGATGCCCGTCCGGGTCGAGAAAATACCAGGAGTCGCCTTCGCTGCGGTTGGTTTTCCAGGTCTGGACGCCCGCGCGGGTGAGTGTTTCCACCATGCGGGGGAAATCCGCCTCGCTGACGGTAAACGCATAATGGGTGTAATCCGCAGGCGGCGCGCCAGCGCCGTCGTCAAGCGACAGGCAGAGCCACAGGTCGCCGCAGGAGAGATACGCCCCGCCGTCCCAGACGGCATGCCGCCGCAGCCCCAGCAGCGTATGATAAAACGCGACGCTTCGCGCGACATCGCGCACCGCGAGCGTCAGATGATTAAGCCCGCTCAGCATGGCGCGCCGCATCCTGCAAATCTCGTGCGAAACAGACCGCGTCTTCCTGGCCCACGTAACGCCCGTAGTTGTCGATAATCTGGTAGCCGCGCCGCAGGTAAAACTCCACCGCGCGTGAATTGGTGCGGCGGGTTTCGAGCCAGGCCTGCTGATAGCCGAATTCACGGGCGAAGCCCTCCGCCGCGCTTAGCAACTGGCTGCCCGCGCCGGGGTTATCGGGCAGCGCAAACAGGCGTTTTATCTCGGCGATGCCGGGCCTGAGCGGACGGCACGCCACGCAGCCGACGGCCGCGCCGTCGCCGTTACGCGCCAGCAGAAACGTCGCGCCTTCAACGCGCACGTCGTCGTTGTCAAACGACTGGCGGCCCGAGCTGCCGGTGAGCGCCGCCAGCGTCTCGGAGAGCGCGGCCAGCAAAGGAATGGCGTCCGGGTGTGTCGGATCGCACGGTTCAATCAGATAATCGGGCATGTTTTCCTCTCAGTTACGCGGCATCAGATCGCATCAACAGCATAGCGCAGCGGCATTACGCGTCGCGCGAATTCAGACAACGCGCTTCGATTCATTCACGTAATTATTCAAAGATAAATTTACATTCGCTTGAATTATCAAAACAGAGGGTTCTAAACTCGTTAGAGTACTAACGATATGGACTCCCTTTTGGATACGCGTGACCTCACTTTTTCTCATCTTTTATGGATGACCGCCCACCACTGGCGGCTGGCGGTTGACCGTCGGCTGAAAAATCTTGGCATGAGCCAGGCAAGCTGGGTGGCCGTCGCCGCGATAGCCCGTCACGACACCCCGCTGTCCCAGGGCGAACTGGCTCAGCAACTGGGCGTCGAGAGCGCAACGCTGGTGCCGCTGTTGAACCGTCTGGTGACGCAGCAGCTTATTGAGCGGGTCACGCCGCCGGGCGATCGCCGCAAGCGGCTATTAGTCGCCACCGCAGAGGGCCAGGCGCTGTATGAAAAGGTGAAAGTCGAGGCGGATGGACTCCGGGAGACTATCCTCTCTACGATCCCGCCGGATGAACTGGCGGTCACGCGTCGCGTGCTGGAGCGTTTGTTGCAGGAAATCGAAAATCAGTCATGCGAACGGTAAAACAAGACCCTTACGCGCCCCGCGAGTGGGCGCCACATGAAAAACCGATGCTGCTCGGCTCGCCGTCGACGCCGCACCACCCGCCTTATAAACGCATCGCCTATGGCATTGTCGGGCTGCTGGTGTGTCTGACCGGCGCGCTCAGTAACGCGATGGTGACCGCCAATCTGCAAAATTTGCAGGGCACATTCGCCGCCTGGTCAACCGAAATCGCCTGGCTGCCGGCGGTTTATGTGATGACGAACGTCTCCATCAACCTGCTGCTGGTGAAGTTTCGCCAGCAATATGGACTGCGCGCGTTTACCGAAGGGTTTCTGGTGCTCTATGTGCTGGTGACGTTTTTTCACCTCTTCGTGAACGATCTCAACACCGCGATGATGGTCCGCGCCGCCCACGGTATGGTGGGCGCGGCGTTAAGTTCGCTCGGTATCTATTACCAGATCCAGGCGTGGCCCGCGAAGCATCGTCTGAAGGCGCTGACCATCGGCATCACCGGCTCGCAGCTTGCGATCCCCATCGCCCGCCTCTTCTCCACCGAGCTGCTGGAGCTGGACGAGTGGCGCGGGCTCTATCTCTTCGAGCTGGGGCTGGCAATGATTTCCCTCGCCTGTGTGGTGGCGCTAAAGCTGCCGCCGGGCGATCGCCGTAAAGTGTTTGAGAAGAAAGACTTTATTACGTTTTTGCTGATGGCGCCCGGCATGGCGCTGTTGTGCGGCGCGCTGTCGCTGGGGCGTCTCGACTGGTGGTTTGAGGCACCGTGGATAGGCTGGGCGCTCGGCGCATCGCTGGTGCTTATCCTGGCAGCGGTTGTGTTTGAACATAACCGCAATAACCCATTGCTTAATACCCGCTGGCTCTCCAGCGGCAGCATCCTGCGCCTCGGGCTTATCATGGTGTTGATTCGCATCGTGCTGGCGGAGCAGAACACCGGCGCTATCGGCTGGCTGCAATATGTCGGGCTCCAAAATGAGCAGATGACCCATCTGGCGCTGGCGATTCTGGCTGGCGTGGTGTGCGGCATCGTCACCAGCGCGCTCACCATCAACCCGCAGAAAACCGTCTGGCCGATTATGGTGTCGCTGGCGCTGATGATCATCGCCTCGCTGATGGACAGCCAGGCCACCAGCCAGACCCGCGCCGATCAGATGCTGATAAGCCAGTTCCTGCTCGGCTTCGGCAGCGCGTTTTTCCTGGCCCCCGCGATGCTCGCGGGCATCGGTGGCGTGATAGCCGACCCGCGCAACCTGGTGAGTTTTTCGGTGCTGTTCGGCATGAGCCAGAACCTGGGCGGGCTTATCGGCTCGGCGCTCCTCGGCACCTTCCAGACCTGGCGGGAGAAATATCACTCCAGCCTGCTGGCCGATCAGCTCTCCTCGCTAAGCCCGCTGGTGAACGAGCGGCTCGCGCAGTACAGCCAGCTTTGGGGCAATGTGCTTAACGACCCGACGCTGCTGAACGCCCAGGCGGTGCAGCAGTTGCAGACGGTCGCCACCACCGAGGCGAATATTCTGGCCTATAACGATACCTGTCTTTTAACGGCGGCGATTGCCGCCTCGACGCTGCTGTGGATTTTCTGGCGGCTTATCCGCCTGCGTCTCGCCGCGCGGCGGGCGCTGAAACAGGCGATGCAGAGCAGCCCGTAACCTGACGACTTTTTGACTGACATAATTCTGGAGTAGTGATGAGCCAACAAGGCGCCCCCACCCCCGCGTCGCCGGAAAAAAACAACCTGCGCGTGGTTTCCTTTTTCGCCGCTGGCGCCATCGGGCTGGTCGGCCTGCTGGTGATTATGTACGCCTGGCAGTTGCCGCCCTTTACTCGCCACGCGGCCTCGACCGATAACGCCTACGTGCGCGGCATGACGACGTTTATCAGCCCGCAGGTCAACGGCTACATCACCGCCGTCAACGTGCAGGATTTCGCGCACGTGAAACAGGGCGACGTGCTGATGACGATTGATGACCGCATCTATAAACAGCGGGTCCATCAGGCCCAGGCGACGCTTGCCATGCGCGAGGCGGCGCTTGCCAATAACCGCCAGCAGCGCCGCAGCGCCGAGGCGACTATCGAGCAGAATAAAGCCGCGCTCGCCAGCGCCCGCGCCCAGAGCCTGCACAACCAGGCCGATTTACGCCGTGTGAAAGCGCTGACGGAAGACGGGTCGCTGTCGGTGCGCGAGCGCGACGCCGCCATCGCCAGCGCCGCCCAGGGCAGCGCCAGCGTCGAGCAGGCCGCCGCCCAGCTTGAGGTGTCGCGTCAGAATCTGCAAAGCGTCATCGTCAACCGCGCCTCGCTGGAGGCGGATGTGGAAAACGCCCGCGCAGCGCTGGAGCT
This window contains:
- a CDS encoding MFS transporter → MTQSVEREVTRAAVDDQALLARKLRKVLLATGVGHFVEWFDFGLYGTLAAIIGMQFFQTGDPAAALLSSFAVFGAGFVMRPLGGLYFGSLGDRIGRKRVLATVILLTSGATFIMGLLPTYHQIGLLAPTLLVLTRLVQGFAAGGETSGATTFLAEYAPVQKRGYFTCWIDNFGFMAFVAGSGLVFLLTAGLGETAMNDWGWRIPFLIAGPLGWVGLYLRTHLEDTPEFQAAAKAGTTQAAPLRSTLTSARGALLFCVGFVVIKAVGHWMLQTFMPGYLITQMHFSKLDAYAITTVGLFGIAVMVPFMGWLSDRYGRRPLMLAGCGGFILFTYPALMVMAHGDILSAVLAMLLLGAFIAAFDGACSAAMAELFPTSVRYGGLSVAYNLSVAFFGGITPWFSAFLIASTGNLFSPAFYVMGAALVTFITVMRAKETAGLPLRR
- the cybB gene encoding cytochrome b561, which encodes MRSKYTSLQITLHWLVFILVVMAYAAMELRGLVPRHIGRLFIWTHFSCGIAILALMVTRLLVRVKYPAPPIVPKPRAMYIGLSHLVHLVIYLMFIGLPLLGIVAKYYGGSEWFAFGISMPVAAEPNEDREMELRAIHAFIANLSYFVIGLHAAAALLHHYFWKDNTLVRMMPGKRG
- a CDS encoding alpha/beta hydrolase, whose protein sequence is MKAQEVLLTRMREAVAQSHTLSVWPQGEAPGAQASRAVFTLEEHRTGESELDRAVTGVRAPRIEVYAPREPNGVGLLVTPGGGYRLVVLDKEGSELAPAFNDRGYTLFVMTYRLPGDGHAEGADAPLADVQRAMRFIRAHAARWRLDPEKLGVLGFSAGGHAAASLGTRWNDAVYAPLDDADAYSARPAFMGLVYPVMTMEDLVAHPGSRQALIGTQPDENAIRRYSPEKAVNRATPPAFLLHAVDDPAVNVENSLLMFNALRAQGVPVEMHLFEQGQHGFGIRDALGLPAQIWPALLMNWIESRW
- a CDS encoding YdcF family protein, with protein sequence MNMMPFPLLAQGTLQRVNLIGGWLARNDFSAVPANDDAQLIVLAGNAVLPTIDAAAQLAKASGLPLLITGGLGHSTTFLYAAVAQHPRYNRLRTTGLTEAGILARIAREFHEVPEEQLIVEEKSTNCGENASFTRALLEARGELPARAVLIQDPTMQRRTHATFTRAWRGAASSPQWLSYPAVQPVLENGARAVQFREPSEGLWPVERYLSLVLGEIPRLRNDANGYGPAGRDFIDDVVIPPEVLEAWQALHDEPQLTSFLRHRSLA
- the fos gene encoding FosA family fosfomycin resistance glutathione transferase; translation: MLSGLNHLTLAVRDVARSVAFYHTLLGLRRHAVWDGGAYLSCGDLWLCLSLDDGAGAPPADYTHYAFTVSEADFPRMVETLTRAGVQTWKTNRSEGDSWYFLDPDGHQLELHVGSLATRLAACRARPYQGMTFFED
- a CDS encoding GNAT family N-acetyltransferase → MPDYLIEPCDPTHPDAIPLLAALSETLAALTGSSGRQSFDNDDVRVEGATFLLARNGDGAAVGCVACRPLRPGIAEIKRLFALPDNPGAGSQLLSAAEGFAREFGYQQAWLETRRTNSRAVEFYLRRGYQIIDNYGRYVGQEDAVCFARDLQDAARHAERA
- a CDS encoding MarR family winged helix-turn-helix transcriptional regulator, whose product is MDTRDLTFSHLLWMTAHHWRLAVDRRLKNLGMSQASWVAVAAIARHDTPLSQGELAQQLGVESATLVPLLNRLVTQQLIERVTPPGDRRKRLLVATAEGQALYEKVKVEADGLRETILSTIPPDELAVTRRVLERLLQEIENQSCER
- a CDS encoding MFS transporter, whose product is MRTVKQDPYAPREWAPHEKPMLLGSPSTPHHPPYKRIAYGIVGLLVCLTGALSNAMVTANLQNLQGTFAAWSTEIAWLPAVYVMTNVSINLLLVKFRQQYGLRAFTEGFLVLYVLVTFFHLFVNDLNTAMMVRAAHGMVGAALSSLGIYYQIQAWPAKHRLKALTIGITGSQLAIPIARLFSTELLELDEWRGLYLFELGLAMISLACVVALKLPPGDRRKVFEKKDFITFLLMAPGMALLCGALSLGRLDWWFEAPWIGWALGASLVLILAAVVFEHNRNNPLLNTRWLSSGSILRLGLIMVLIRIVLAEQNTGAIGWLQYVGLQNEQMTHLALAILAGVVCGIVTSALTINPQKTVWPIMVSLALMIIASLMDSQATSQTRADQMLISQFLLGFGSAFFLAPAMLAGIGGVIADPRNLVSFSVLFGMSQNLGGLIGSALLGTFQTWREKYHSSLLADQLSSLSPLVNERLAQYSQLWGNVLNDPTLLNAQAVQQLQTVATTEANILAYNDTCLLTAAIAASTLLWIFWRLIRLRLAARRALKQAMQSSP
- a CDS encoding HlyD family secretion protein — translated: MSQQGAPTPASPEKNNLRVVSFFAAGAIGLVGLLVIMYAWQLPPFTRHAASTDNAYVRGMTTFISPQVNGYITAVNVQDFAHVKQGDVLMTIDDRIYKQRVHQAQATLAMREAALANNRQQRRSAEATIEQNKAALASARAQSLHNQADLRRVKALTEDGSLSVRERDAAIASAAQGSASVEQAAAQLEVSRQNLQSVIVNRASLEADVENARAALELAEIDLQNTRIVAPRDGQLGQITVRQGGYVTAGTRLTSLVPPQHWIIANLKETQLADVKTGQRVTFTVDALNDEKFEGRVQSISPATGVEFSAITPDNATGNFVKIAQRIPVRIEVLGDADKRARLRPGMSVQVTIDTHSEEP